One Phyllopteryx taeniolatus isolate TA_2022b chromosome 3, UOR_Ptae_1.2, whole genome shotgun sequence genomic window, tGGACTACtgtaataaaactttttttctctccgtgTCGTGCGCACACATGTGCATATTCAAACTGGACTTATGAGGAAACTTTCCACCACAAACGGAACAAAAGGGTTTTTCTCTTGTATGTGTTTTCAAGTGCGTTCCCATATGATCCTTTcgagaaaatgttttatgacAAACGGGACaactaaaaggtttttctccactgtgtgttctcatgtgtgttACAAATCCTACTTTGCAAGTGAAacctttaccacaaactgagcaaccaaagggtttttctcctgtgtgaaTTCTTATGTGTATAATCAGTGCTGAATTGCTAACAAATTTTTTACCACAAGCTGGGCAGCTAAAACGTCGATTACATGTCTGTGAAGTTTCCTTGCGGCCAGGAGTCGTCTCCATCTCAGAGCATTGTGATTGTCCGTTGTCACCTTCATAGTCGTCGTTGCGCCTCAATGATTCTTCAGTGGCGTCACCGTCAGACAGTGGAGCTAAAAGGTTTTCTGGTGGTGGTCTTCCACATTGATCTCCACTTAGACTGTGATGATGAAGTTCTGAGGGCTCACATGGTTCGTCTTCATAGTTTTTACTCCCGACAGAAACACAGGTCAGTGGGAACTCAGTGACCTCagccttctcctcttcctccttgatGTGGACGTCCTGTGGATCCTTCACATCCTCTTTAAGGTGGAGGGGTTGTGgatgctcctcttcctctttaaggTGGAGGGGTTGTGGATGCTCCTGCTCCAAACTGGAGCCCCCCGACTGCTGCTGGAGGTCTGCAGGCCACgagcaaaacaaacacagttTGGCTCAAACACATCAATTATATTGTGATTCTACCAAATATCATTGTTTGCAAAGTCTGGGAACGGAATCCAAGGTGCCTTCACTGAAGCCAGGGGAATTTATGCTATGGTAATAgtttgtgcaattaagactacgctcagaaattcaatctgacaccCTCA contains:
- the LOC133475794 gene encoding oocyte zinc finger protein XlCOF6-like isoform X2, translated to MLKELVRERLIAAADEIFGLFERTIASYEEQLGRAREETERHRRQLESVGVTRIVVHVKDLQQQSGGSSLEQEHPQPLHLKEEEEHPQPLHLKEDVKDPQDVHIKEEEEKAEVTEFPLTCVSVGSKNYEDEPCEPSELHHHSLSGDQCGRPPPENLLAPLSDGDATEESLRRNDDYEGDNGQSQCSEMETTPGRKETSQTCNRRFSCPACGKKFVSNSALIIHIRIHTGEKPFGCSVCGKGFTCKVGFVTHMRTHSGEKPFSCPVCHKTFSRKDHMGTHLKTHTREKPFCSVCGGKFPHKSSLNMHMCAHDTERKKVLLQ